One Rhinoderma darwinii isolate aRhiDar2 chromosome 6, aRhiDar2.hap1, whole genome shotgun sequence DNA window includes the following coding sequences:
- the TOM1L2 gene encoding TOM1-like protein 2 isoform X3, whose product MEFLLGNPYSTPVGQCIEKATDGSLQSEDWTLNMEICDIINETEEGPKDAIRGLKKRLNGNKNYREVMLALTVLETCVKNCGHRFHVLVTHRDFIDGVLVKIISPKNNPPTIVQDKVLALIQAWADAFRSSPDLTGVVHIYEELKRKGIEFPMADLDALSPIHTPQRQSVPEVDPAMNMHTPQSHQRESSGSFSSSPSPYTAPAVPPPSVGGPITANSEQIGRLRSELDIVRGNTKVMSEMLTEMTPGQEDASDLELLQDLNRTCRAMQQRIVELISRVSNEEVTEELLHVNDDLNNVFLRYERFERYRSGRAAQNTNGVLSDVTEDNLIDLGPGSPAVVSPMVGNTAPASLTTQLGGLDVGSNSVSSTLSALPNTHPRDDFDMFAQTRSSSLADQRKDVTYEDPQALGGLATALDVRQQNTGGRRGRAGGPAMEPIDKWLITQGMIPVAQASDMDDLEEWLGTDVKGEELEEGVTSEEFDKFLEERAKAVERLPDLPSPPSTEPSLTVNPANRKKQERVDDTLFAL is encoded by the exons AAAAAGCTACAGATGGTTCCCTGCAGAGCGAAGACTGGACGCTAAACATGGAGATCTGTGACATCATCAACGAGACGGAGGAAGG gccaaaagATGCGATTCGAGGCTTGAAGAAAAGGCTGAACGGTAACAAGAACTACAGGGAGGTGATGCTGGCATTGACG GTATTAGAGACGTGTGTAAAGAATTGTGGCCACCGTTTCCACGTGCTTGTGACGCACCGCGACTTTATAGATGGGGTCCTTGTGAAAATCATCTCTCCTAAGAACAACCCCCCAACTATTGTGCAGGATAAAGTTCTGGCACTGATACAG GCGTGGGCTGACGCGTTTCGGAGCAGTCCTGACCTCACTGGAGTTGTGCATATTTATGAAGAACTGAAGAGAAAAGGGATTGAGTTTCCTATGGCGGATCTTGATGCTCTGTCTCCGATACACACACCACAGAGG CAGAGCGTTCCGGAGGTGGATCCTGCTATGAACATGCATACGCCCCAGTCACACCAGCGGGAGAGCTCCGGCTCTTTCTCGTCCTCTCCGTCACCATACACCGCCCCAGCAGTACCTCCGCCAAGCGTGGGTGGTCCAATCACCGCCAACTCAGAACAG ATCGGCCGCCTGAGAAGCGAGCTTGATATCGTCCGTGGAAACACGAAGGTCATGTCTGAGATGCTGACCGAGATGACTCCTGGCCAGGAAGACGCTTCAGATCTTGAGCTGCTGCAG GATCTGAATAGAACCTGCCGAGCGATGCAGCAAAGGATTGTGGAGCTCATCTCCCGAGTGTCCAATGAGGAGGTGACCGAGGAACTGCTTCATGTCAACGATGACTTAAATAACGTCTTCCTCCGATATGAAAG GTTTGAGCGCTACAGGTCGGGCCGCGCCGCACAGAACACGAATGGG GTGCTGAGTGATGTCACCGAGGATAATCTAATAGACCTTGGACCTGGATCCCCAGCAGTCGTGAGTCCGATGGTGGGGAACACCGCCCCCGCGTCGCTAACAACCCAACTGGGCGGACTTG ATGTTGGTTCAAATAGTGTGAGCTCCACGCTCAGCGCTCTCCCCAACACCCACCCACGGGATGACTTTGATATGTTTGCACAGACGAGGAGCAGTTCCCTGGCTGATCAGAGGAAAGA TGTGACTTACGAGGATCCCCAGGCTCTCGGGGGGCTGGCAACGGCTTTAGATGTCCGGCAGCAGAACACAGGAGGG AGGAGAGGTAGAGCTGGGGGTCCAGCCATGGAGCCCATAGACAAGTGGCTCATTACTCAAGGAATG ATTCCTGTGGCGCAGGCCTCAGACATGGATGACCTAGAGGAATGGCTCGGGACAGACGTG AAGGGCGAGGAACTGGAGGAAGGAGTGACCAGTGAAG aatttgacAAGTTTCTGGAAGAAAGAGCCAAAGCAGTAGAAAGGCTCCCGgacctcccatctccaccctctacAGAGCCCTCCCTGACAGTGAACCCCGCAAACCGGAAGAAGCAGGAGCGGGTGGACGACACTCTGTTTGCTTTGTAA